From one Pontibacillus sp. HMF3514 genomic stretch:
- a CDS encoding S8 family peptidase, translating to MSVVFFLSLVAGQLPVSAQSKAPVSDYLVGFEKEIKQKHLDQLTQAGGEVKHQFKYINVVQVSLPEQAVESLQNKPNVAYIEKDAEVQAFGQTTPWGITEINADDVQANGTTGNGVKVAVLDTGISASHEDLSVAGGASFVDSEPDPFNDGNGHGTHVAGTIAGLDNTLGVLGVAPDVSLYAVKVLDSDGSGTYSGIIKGVEWAVDNNIDVVNMSLGGSRGSTSLEQAMDNAYNSGVLLVAAAGNDGTRGKKNTIGYPAKYSSVMAVGAVDSNLDRASFSSVGSELEVMAPGVNIYSSVPGDSYDSYNGTSMASPHVAGAAALILANDGSLTNAEVRSLLNDTATPLGDSFYYGNGFINVQEAVNTATTTYQVAN from the coding sequence ATGAGTGTTGTATTTTTTCTTTCGTTGGTTGCGGGACAGTTACCAGTATCTGCCCAATCCAAAGCTCCTGTGAGTGATTACTTAGTTGGTTTCGAAAAAGAAATTAAGCAAAAGCATCTAGATCAACTTACACAAGCTGGCGGTGAAGTCAAACACCAATTTAAATACATCAATGTGGTGCAAGTCTCTCTTCCAGAACAGGCTGTAGAATCTTTACAAAACAAACCTAATGTAGCTTACATTGAAAAAGATGCAGAGGTTCAAGCATTTGGACAAACTACTCCTTGGGGCATCACTGAAATTAATGCAGATGATGTTCAAGCAAATGGAACTACTGGAAATGGAGTAAAAGTTGCAGTATTAGATACTGGGATTAGTGCAAGTCATGAAGATCTTAGTGTTGCAGGGGGAGCTAGCTTCGTAGACAGTGAACCAGATCCATTTAACGATGGCAATGGTCATGGTACTCACGTTGCTGGTACTATTGCTGGTCTAGATAATACACTTGGTGTTCTAGGCGTAGCTCCTGATGTTAGCTTATACGCTGTAAAAGTACTTGATAGCGATGGAAGTGGTACTTATAGTGGCATCATTAAAGGTGTTGAGTGGGCTGTCGATAACAATATCGATGTAGTTAACATGAGTCTTGGTGGTAGTCGCGGTTCTACAAGTCTTGAGCAAGCAATGGATAACGCGTATAATAGTGGCGTTTTACTTGTTGCAGCAGCAGGAAACGATGGTACTCGTGGAAAGAAAAATACAATTGGTTATCCTGCAAAATACAGCTCAGTAATGGCTGTTGGTGCAGTTGACTCTAACCTAGACCGTGCTTCTTTCTCTTCTGTAGGAAGTGAGCTTGAAGTAATGGCTCCTGGCGTAAATATTTATAGCTCTGTACCTGGTGATAGCTACGATTCCTACAACGGAACTTCTATGGCTTCTCCACACGTAGCGGGCGCTGCAGCATTAATTCTTGCGAATGATGGCTCCCTTACGAATGCAGAGGTACGCAGCTTACTTAACGACACAGCTACTCCATTAGGTGATTCTTTCTACTACGGTAATGGTTTCATCAATGTTCAGGAAGCTGTAAATACGGCTACTACTACTTATCAAGTAGCGAATTAA
- a CDS encoding LytTR family DNA-binding domain-containing protein: MTYRILIADDQEASRKVLKQMIDKVASDSFSIIDEAVDGVELVEKVIQHQPDLVMCDIEMPRKRGIDAIRECVQTMPSLAYIFTTAHDRFAVEAFDLNALDYVMKPIQISRLHLALNRAKKRLEQKQTEEAETQKANNRIPIRFNRSLYYVQVEDILFIEKRDRKSVIHTPYQSYSSTETLEYFLDFLDDSFVQSHRSFIIHLTHISHIQTSGKSYLVYFHGYDTPAQISKQNIQRIHELMSYFQS; this comes from the coding sequence ATGACATATCGTATTTTAATTGCTGATGACCAAGAAGCGTCACGAAAAGTATTAAAACAAATGATTGATAAGGTTGCTTCTGACTCTTTTTCCATAATTGATGAAGCTGTGGATGGAGTGGAGTTAGTTGAAAAAGTAATACAGCATCAACCAGATTTAGTAATGTGTGATATTGAAATGCCACGTAAACGAGGTATTGATGCGATAAGAGAGTGCGTGCAAACGATGCCATCATTGGCATACATATTTACAACAGCACATGATAGGTTTGCCGTAGAAGCATTTGATCTTAATGCCTTAGATTATGTTATGAAACCTATTCAGATTAGTAGACTACACTTGGCTTTAAATCGAGCTAAAAAGAGACTCGAACAAAAACAAACAGAAGAAGCAGAGACACAAAAAGCGAATAATCGTATTCCGATCCGATTTAATCGCTCTCTGTATTATGTGCAAGTTGAAGATATCTTGTTCATCGAAAAGCGTGATCGTAAATCTGTGATTCATACACCTTATCAAAGCTATTCATCAACTGAAACGTTAGAGTATTTCTTAGATTTCTTGGATGATTCTTTCGTACAATCCCATCGATCTTTTATTATACATTTAACTCACATTTCTCATATTCAAACGTCTGGAAAAAGTTATCTTGTCTATTTTCATGGTTATGATACTCCGGCTCAAATCTCAAAGCAAAATATTCAACGTATCCATGAATTGATGAGCTACTTTCAGTCATGA
- a CDS encoding ATP-binding protein, with the protein MQENQRMSLMKWIWRSFLRIALIPLFVVELAFISIYFFSNDWANDVMMKLFKDEAQEDLLHTVSRESKVITMQLESISKTTNLYRQEVEESLKNRSLFTEEDQARLQYSSEGVYHTFRNLKEGGAAVFYSGATTPDHNLQKVARLLTTQDLMKHIYKTEPLAEAVYFNTYDSLNVMYPYYDVMDQINPKTLIPQFNFYYEADQDHNPSRETKWTDVYLDPAGNGWMASSIAPVYKDDFLEGVVGVDVTIDTIRDRILDLDIPWEGFGMLVGKDGTILALPQKGEVVFGLNELNEYAYDQQIHTNTFKPEKFNLYNQDETKHFAKILPEAKKGLTMANFNGEDHFLAWSTVEGTGWKFISVVDKEQIFNDLFLLDRKLMKIGALMIFGLILFYLIFFMFLYKRAQKLSHSISDPLYDINKLVREIGAGRYYQKDESFRIEELDETATSITSMGQTLGTANEELYKAQEELKEKESDLRALVSSIDDVIMRVDENGTYLNIWTNDEKKLPKTKDKLIGTRINDVFSEKDALFFMVTIREVQELGQPKTVEYQIDTLAGKRWFQGRLAPIVDESGEFRHFVLTARDITDLKELQESLRKAKEEAEQASKAKSDFLSSMSHELRTPMNAILGFTQLLEYEKDSLTTSQNESVEEILRAGNHLLTLINEILDLARVEAGKLTVSLEPVEVQPVIEEVLGIISPLVTNKRITIDHNLNACNEIYVYADRTRLKQVLLNLLSNAVKYNQDEGCIRVECSVKEGKANFLVEDTGVGIDDQEIDQIFEPFTRILDEKIIEGTGIGLTLSKQLMALMNGTISVKSELGEGSMFWIDLPVVETITTDPIQEVSQESPALTGSDEKKKLLYIEDNPANLHLVQKMLAHKSNIEFMSAMNGEIGLELAQTHRPDLILLDLNLPGLDGYDVLSKVNDHPSTKRIPVIAISANAMPREIEKGIAAGFQDYLTKPLEVTTFLNVLEKHL; encoded by the coding sequence ATGCAAGAAAATCAAAGAATGTCTCTAATGAAGTGGATATGGCGATCTTTTTTAAGAATCGCTCTAATCCCTCTTTTTGTAGTTGAATTAGCGTTTATAAGTATATATTTCTTTTCAAATGACTGGGCGAATGACGTCATGATGAAATTGTTCAAAGATGAAGCCCAAGAAGATCTATTACATACGGTAAGTCGGGAATCAAAAGTGATTACCATGCAACTAGAGTCGATTTCTAAAACTACAAACTTATATCGTCAAGAAGTTGAGGAGTCATTAAAGAATCGATCTCTTTTTACAGAAGAGGATCAAGCACGACTTCAATATTCCAGTGAGGGTGTGTATCATACCTTTCGTAATTTAAAAGAAGGTGGAGCAGCTGTTTTTTATAGTGGTGCAACTACACCTGACCACAATTTACAAAAAGTTGCTCGGCTCCTTACGACACAAGATCTGATGAAGCATATATACAAAACAGAACCACTAGCAGAAGCCGTTTATTTTAACACTTATGATTCACTGAATGTTATGTATCCTTATTATGATGTTATGGATCAAATAAATCCAAAAACGCTCATTCCTCAATTTAATTTTTATTATGAGGCTGATCAAGACCATAACCCTTCTCGGGAAACGAAGTGGACAGATGTATATTTAGACCCAGCCGGGAATGGATGGATGGCGTCATCGATTGCCCCCGTATATAAAGATGATTTCTTAGAAGGTGTGGTAGGGGTTGATGTTACGATTGATACGATTAGAGATCGTATATTGGATTTAGATATTCCATGGGAAGGTTTCGGAATGCTAGTTGGAAAAGATGGGACAATTTTGGCTCTTCCTCAAAAAGGTGAAGTTGTTTTTGGGTTAAATGAGCTGAATGAATATGCTTATGATCAACAAATTCATACCAATACATTTAAACCAGAAAAATTCAATCTGTATAACCAAGATGAAACGAAGCATTTTGCGAAGATATTACCTGAAGCCAAAAAAGGGCTAACCATGGCCAATTTCAATGGTGAAGACCATTTTTTAGCTTGGTCTACCGTTGAAGGGACTGGATGGAAGTTTATTTCTGTAGTGGATAAAGAACAAATCTTTAATGATCTTTTCTTATTAGACCGTAAGTTGATGAAAATTGGGGCATTAATGATATTTGGTCTTATTCTTTTTTATTTAATATTTTTCATGTTTCTATATAAACGAGCTCAAAAGTTATCTCATTCTATATCTGATCCCCTTTATGATATTAATAAGCTGGTTCGTGAGATTGGAGCAGGTCGTTATTATCAAAAGGATGAATCATTTCGTATAGAGGAGTTAGATGAAACAGCTACAAGCATCACAAGTATGGGACAAACGCTTGGTACGGCAAATGAGGAGTTATATAAAGCTCAGGAAGAACTGAAGGAAAAGGAATCCGATCTAAGAGCATTAGTTTCCTCAATTGATGATGTCATTATGAGAGTAGATGAGAATGGAACGTACCTAAATATATGGACGAATGATGAAAAGAAATTACCAAAGACCAAAGATAAATTAATAGGTACAAGAATCAATGACGTATTTTCTGAGAAGGATGCTTTATTCTTCATGGTCACGATACGCGAGGTACAGGAATTAGGTCAGCCTAAAACAGTTGAATATCAAATTGACACATTAGCTGGTAAACGGTGGTTTCAAGGGAGACTTGCTCCTATTGTAGACGAATCAGGTGAATTTCGTCATTTTGTATTAACAGCTAGAGATATTACGGATTTAAAAGAACTGCAAGAATCGTTAAGAAAAGCAAAAGAAGAAGCAGAGCAAGCAAGTAAGGCGAAATCGGATTTTCTATCCAGTATGAGTCATGAACTGAGAACACCAATGAATGCCATTTTAGGGTTCACACAGTTGTTAGAGTATGAAAAAGACTCGTTAACGACTTCTCAAAACGAGAGTGTTGAAGAGATTTTAAGGGCAGGAAATCATTTATTGACGCTTATAAACGAAATTCTTGACCTTGCTCGAGTAGAAGCTGGAAAATTAACTGTATCTCTAGAACCTGTAGAAGTTCAACCTGTGATAGAAGAAGTACTCGGAATAATTTCTCCTCTTGTTACTAATAAGAGGATTACGATCGATCATAATCTTAATGCGTGTAATGAAATATATGTCTATGCTGACCGTACAAGGCTGAAGCAAGTCTTACTGAATCTGTTGTCTAATGCTGTTAAGTACAATCAAGATGAAGGTTGTATTCGTGTGGAATGTTCCGTTAAGGAAGGAAAAGCGAATTTTCTAGTAGAAGATACTGGTGTTGGAATTGATGATCAGGAAATTGACCAAATCTTTGAACCGTTCACCAGAATTCTTGATGAGAAGATTATTGAAGGAACGGGAATTGGCTTAACGCTATCAAAACAGTTAATGGCTTTAATGAATGGAACTATCTCTGTAAAAAGTGAGTTAGGTGAAGGCAGTATGTTTTGGATAGATCTACCTGTAGTCGAAACCATTACGACTGACCCAATTCAAGAGGTTTCACAAGAGTCACCTGCCCTAACAGGGAGCGATGAAAAGAAAAAACTTCTTTATATAGAAGATAACCCAGCAAATTTGCATTTGGTACAAAAAATGCTTGCACATAAGTCCAACATTGAGTTTATGTCTGCCATGAATGGTGAAATTGGCCTGGAATTAGCACAAACTCACAGACCGGATTTAATTTTATTAGACTTAAATTTACCAGGGTTAGATGGATATGATGTCCTTTCTAAAGTTAATGATCACCCATCTACAAAAAGAATTCCTGTAATTGCAATTAGTGCAAATGCAATGCCAAGGGAGATTGAAAAAGGTATTGCAGCAGGGTTTCAGGATTATCTAACAAAACCACTCGAAGTAACAACTTTCCTTAATGTACTTGAAAAGCATCTATAG
- a CDS encoding CAP domain-containing protein: MIKTLKYILSACALMFVLAACGANEEGMDNDVADNNNNVEDITYNRGDNGGGYGLNMGDRDRDNNRFDVQTELRKYVVPFGGNGDAQYERMERYNRGAAPDQGNGDARQYAQTPERNQGQKGTQQQQQQDTNQKAKESQQSDGFKQQVVELTNKERQKNGLPKLKAYDELAQVAQKKSQDMVNKGYFSHNSPTYGSPFEMMQNFGIDYKTAAENIAAGQDSPEEVVRKWMQSAGHRKNILNKSVTHIGVGVAEGGEMGIYWTQMFIQK, translated from the coding sequence ATGATAAAAACATTGAAATATATACTTTCAGCATGTGCATTGATGTTTGTTCTTGCAGCTTGTGGTGCAAATGAAGAAGGTATGGACAATGATGTAGCAGATAATAACAACAATGTTGAGGATATAACGTATAATCGCGGAGATAACGGAGGCGGTTATGGGTTAAATATGGGCGACCGAGATCGCGATAACAATCGTTTTGATGTACAAACAGAACTGCGCAAATATGTAGTCCCTTTCGGTGGAAATGGAGACGCGCAATATGAGCGTATGGAACGTTACAACCGAGGTGCAGCACCAGATCAAGGTAATGGAGATGCAAGACAATATGCACAAACTCCAGAACGTAACCAAGGTCAAAAAGGAACTCAACAGCAGCAACAACAGGACACGAATCAAAAAGCAAAAGAGAGCCAACAGTCTGATGGCTTTAAGCAACAGGTTGTTGAACTAACGAACAAAGAGCGTCAAAAGAACGGTCTTCCTAAATTAAAAGCATACGATGAGTTAGCTCAAGTGGCTCAAAAGAAATCCCAAGACATGGTAAACAAAGGATACTTCTCACACAACTCTCCAACGTACGGAAGTCCTTTTGAAATGATGCAAAACTTTGGAATTGATTATAAAACTGCAGCTGAGAACATTGCTGCTGGTCAAGATTCACCTGAAGAAGTTGTGCGTAAATGGATGCAAAGTGCCGGTCACCGTAAAAATATTTTAAACAAAAGCGTAACACACATTGGAGTCGGAGTGGCAGAAGGCGGAGAGATGGGCATCTACTGGACACAAATGTTTATTCAAAAATAA
- the thiT gene encoding energy-coupled thiamine transporter ThiT, with amino-acid sequence MKRSPILFLVEVALFSALGAVLSLPYLSIPLWLQGGSISFAMVPILFMAFRWGLKGGLLSGLLIGLFNSILDPFIVHPAQYVLDYPVAFFVVGFAGIFSSAVKNAVSQGNIKRFTLYLTLGAFVGCTLRFLSHFASGIIFIDYFMPDGVPGSVWMYSLTYNIGYMLPSFIISAIVLSILLYKQPRFLHVNSKHANRPVHSN; translated from the coding sequence ATGAAAAGAAGTCCTATTTTATTTTTAGTTGAAGTAGCATTGTTTTCGGCTTTAGGAGCAGTTTTAAGCTTACCGTATTTATCAATTCCGCTATGGCTTCAGGGAGGATCGATCTCATTTGCCATGGTACCTATTCTGTTTATGGCATTTCGTTGGGGATTAAAAGGTGGATTGCTTTCGGGGTTATTAATCGGATTGTTTAATTCCATTTTAGATCCCTTTATTGTTCACCCCGCTCAATATGTATTAGATTATCCTGTAGCCTTTTTTGTAGTTGGTTTTGCAGGTATCTTTTCATCAGCTGTGAAAAATGCTGTATCGCAAGGAAATATTAAACGATTCACGTTGTATCTCACCCTAGGAGCATTTGTTGGGTGCACACTCAGATTTTTAAGTCATTTTGCTTCAGGAATCATCTTTATTGATTACTTTATGCCAGATGGTGTTCCTGGATCCGTTTGGATGTACTCATTGACGTATAATATTGGTTATATGCTTCCATCCTTTATCATTAGTGCAATTGTGCTAAGCATCTTACTATATAAACAACCAAGATTCCTGCATGTGAATTCTAAACACGCTAACAGACCCGTTCATTCTAATTAA
- a CDS encoding response regulator, translated as MKVMKMDLDIHKAKIFIVDDHGPNVLLLNKLLKVNGFHNIVETVDVREMFSLYHREQPDLILLDLKMPYIDGFDILEQFSRYEKKPYTPIIVITSHDEMINREKAYKLGVQDFIAKPFDVKDVIHRIQCALKTSNQT; from the coding sequence ATGAAGGTGATGAAAATGGATTTAGATATTCACAAAGCCAAGATATTTATTGTAGATGACCACGGACCTAATGTCTTACTTTTAAACAAATTACTTAAGGTTAATGGATTTCATAATATTGTCGAAACCGTTGATGTTCGTGAGATGTTTTCCCTTTATCACCGAGAACAACCTGACTTAATATTATTAGATCTCAAAATGCCTTATATAGATGGATTTGATATATTAGAACAATTCTCTCGCTATGAGAAAAAACCCTATACACCCATTATTGTAATTACAAGTCATGATGAAATGATCAACAGGGAAAAGGCGTATAAGTTGGGTGTTCAAGATTTTATAGCCAAACCATTTGATGTAAAAGATGTCATACATCGAATTCAGTGTGCTTTGAAAACAAGCAACCAAACCTAA
- a CDS encoding methanogen output domain 1-containing protein, whose product MSTPNPNHLNGQVFLAKLLTQYALIHEKTIGSAAEEYIRQLGLRTGEWLEGYYSEKNEQWTVEKYVNVIIDLKNKIDGHFEIDTIESDHIVVKAHKCPFGELVKDSPHLCAMTSSVFGGIAARRFGYGKVDLRQRIADGDPICEVAVYFNEDDELPGDEYKDIPVTPENGDPFHWEEETIKMLGEELRRSDEMIESLVSELEDLRAQVKNQS is encoded by the coding sequence ATGAGTACACCGAATCCAAATCATTTAAATGGACAAGTTTTCTTAGCGAAGCTTTTAACCCAATATGCATTAATTCATGAAAAGACAATCGGTTCTGCAGCTGAAGAATATATCCGTCAATTAGGTTTAAGAACAGGCGAATGGTTAGAAGGTTATTATAGTGAGAAGAATGAACAATGGACAGTAGAGAAGTACGTAAACGTTATTATTGATTTAAAGAATAAAATCGATGGTCATTTTGAGATTGATACAATTGAATCCGATCATATTGTGGTAAAAGCGCATAAGTGTCCTTTTGGAGAATTAGTAAAAGATTCACCTCATTTATGTGCTATGACATCAAGTGTTTTTGGTGGAATAGCCGCACGACGATTTGGTTATGGTAAAGTTGATCTTCGCCAAAGGATTGCAGATGGGGATCCAATTTGTGAAGTAGCCGTTTATTTTAATGAAGACGATGAGCTTCCGGGTGATGAATATAAAGATATTCCAGTGACACCTGAAAACGGCGATCCTTTCCATTGGGAAGAAGAGACCATTAAAATGCTGGGTGAGGAATTACGTAGAAGTGATGAAATGATCGAATCCTTAGTTTCCGAATTGGAAGATTTACGTGCACAAGTGAAGAATCAATCATAA
- a CDS encoding acyl-CoA dehydrogenase family protein, which yields MKELYKTFVHNKRQEGLVQKAGEIANKVRKQSTINDLNADFSQDNVKIFQNEHYLSLTIPENYGGEGLSLYEFLLMQERLAMGDGPAALSVGWHLGILMELRDESLLERPIYKKLAEEVATSQVLVNRAASEPATGSPTRGGVPETTAHYENGHYIISGRKTFTTMASVLDYAIINAFIPELDEVGWFFTPLDLKGVKVDKTWDTLGMRGTGSHDLVLEDVKVPEDYFVERKDEQPKGPKGWLLHIPACYLGIALAASQDAIEFAKNFQPNSLDTPISEVAHIQQKIGEMELKLTQARHFMYSIARQWDEQPEKRPSLSSSLGAVKTTATNTANEVVDLAMRIAGGRGLSKSYPFEKYYRDVRAGLHNPPMDDMVLTMLAKEAIGRLEGNDKDN from the coding sequence ATGAAGGAATTATATAAAACGTTTGTTCACAATAAACGGCAGGAAGGCCTCGTCCAAAAAGCTGGAGAAATTGCCAACAAAGTACGTAAACAATCTACCATCAATGACCTGAATGCAGATTTTTCTCAAGATAATGTAAAGATTTTTCAAAATGAACACTACCTTTCATTGACGATTCCTGAGAACTATGGCGGTGAAGGTCTTTCCTTATATGAATTTTTACTCATGCAAGAACGATTAGCGATGGGGGATGGTCCAGCAGCTCTGTCAGTAGGATGGCATCTTGGTATTCTAATGGAACTTCGAGATGAATCCTTATTAGAGCGGCCAATCTATAAAAAGCTAGCCGAAGAGGTTGCAACTTCTCAAGTACTTGTGAATCGTGCTGCATCAGAACCTGCTACAGGGAGCCCAACACGTGGTGGTGTACCTGAAACCACAGCTCACTATGAAAATGGTCATTACATCATTTCTGGACGAAAAACTTTCACGACGATGGCCAGTGTATTGGATTATGCAATTATCAACGCCTTCATTCCGGAATTAGATGAAGTTGGTTGGTTCTTTACCCCTCTTGATCTAAAAGGCGTTAAAGTAGATAAAACCTGGGATACTCTTGGTATGCGTGGAACGGGCAGTCATGATTTAGTATTAGAAGATGTTAAAGTCCCTGAAGATTATTTCGTTGAGCGAAAGGATGAACAACCTAAAGGTCCAAAAGGTTGGTTACTTCATATACCTGCTTGTTATTTAGGCATTGCCCTGGCTGCTAGTCAAGATGCTATTGAGTTTGCCAAAAACTTTCAGCCTAACAGTTTAGACACACCGATTTCTGAAGTGGCTCACATTCAACAAAAAATCGGAGAGATGGAATTAAAGCTTACACAAGCTCGACACTTTATGTACTCAATAGCGAGGCAATGGGATGAACAACCTGAAAAACGCCCTAGCCTTTCCAGTTCTCTGGGAGCAGTCAAAACAACTGCAACGAACACAGCGAATGAAGTGGTTGATCTTGCTATGAGAATTGCTGGCGGCAGAGGACTTTCGAAAAGCTATCCGTTTGAAAAGTATTACCGCGATGTAAGAGCAGGTCTTCATAACCCGCCTATGGATGATATGGTCTTAACCATGCTTGCAAAAGAAGCGATAGGGCGTCTTGAAGGTAACGATAAGGACAATTGA
- a CDS encoding helix-turn-helix transcriptional regulator: protein MNAELGKKIKFHRLNQNRTLEGTAEGICSLSYLSKIENGNTKPSDEIMKLLFDRLNIQFDMDSDDMDEEQLEQDLHEWYSMIIQRKNDQATEHYLRLKQEVQNNVSPSILALFKLFEVRYHLLMRHLSEVPVLLEKLDRMDDMFEEKHQYYHFKFKGLFANLSYRYMDAHTNYTNALSILNIRPMNDFEKSDLYFLIAINELALQNVTLCLHYTRLALDLYSINFDFRRSADCQILLGICYKRIKQFDRAEEAFNLSIKAANYLQEPSLKGVAYQNLGNLYAAKDDYKKAFKHFEQSLVFKETQNFKGKLTTIASMVEALFELDDQSQLMEMVDRGLLMVTDKEDYKLFEYYFQVYKLRVLGDQISLEHYLKETVIPYFQDNEDHQYLANYCELLSECLQANKKYKDACYYLSLANYSYKKLSKN from the coding sequence ATGAACGCTGAGTTAGGTAAAAAAATTAAATTTCACAGGTTAAATCAGAATCGCACACTTGAAGGTACAGCAGAAGGGATTTGTTCTTTATCTTATCTTAGTAAAATTGAAAACGGGAATACAAAGCCAAGTGATGAAATTATGAAGTTATTGTTTGATCGGCTTAATATTCAATTTGATATGGATTCTGATGATATGGATGAAGAGCAATTAGAACAAGACCTTCATGAATGGTACTCGATGATAATCCAGCGTAAAAATGATCAAGCTACAGAACATTATCTACGATTGAAACAAGAGGTACAAAACAATGTGAGTCCTAGTATTTTAGCCTTATTCAAATTGTTTGAGGTTCGTTATCACTTACTAATGAGACATTTAAGTGAAGTGCCCGTTTTATTAGAAAAGCTTGATCGTATGGATGATATGTTTGAAGAGAAGCATCAATATTATCATTTTAAATTTAAAGGGCTTTTTGCAAATCTGAGTTATCGTTATATGGATGCGCATACGAATTATACTAATGCTTTATCTATTTTAAACATTCGTCCAATGAATGACTTTGAGAAATCGGATTTATACTTTTTAATCGCTATTAATGAATTAGCGCTCCAAAACGTCACACTTTGTTTGCATTATACAAGGCTAGCTTTAGATCTTTACTCGATTAACTTCGATTTTAGACGCAGTGCCGATTGCCAAATTTTATTGGGAATATGCTATAAACGAATTAAACAATTTGATCGAGCAGAAGAAGCATTTAACCTCTCTATAAAAGCAGCGAATTACTTGCAAGAACCTTCTTTAAAAGGGGTAGCATACCAGAACCTTGGGAACCTGTATGCTGCAAAGGATGATTACAAGAAGGCTTTTAAACACTTTGAGCAAAGCTTGGTATTTAAAGAGACTCAAAATTTCAAGGGGAAATTAACAACTATAGCTTCTATGGTTGAAGCGCTATTTGAACTTGATGACCAAAGTCAACTGATGGAAATGGTTGATAGAGGCTTATTAATGGTGACAGATAAAGAAGACTATAAATTGTTTGAGTATTACTTCCAAGTATATAAATTAAGAGTTCTTGGTGATCAAATAAGTTTAGAACATTATTTGAAAGAAACGGTTATACCTTATTTCCAAGATAATGAAGATCATCAATATTTAGCAAATTATTGTGAGTTGTTATCAGAATGTTTGCAAGCAAATAAAAAATATAAAGATGCTTGCTATTATCTTTCGTTAGCTAATTATTCATATAAAAAGCTATCCAAAAATTAA